From the Anoplopoma fimbria isolate UVic2021 breed Golden Eagle Sablefish chromosome 14, Afim_UVic_2022, whole genome shotgun sequence genome, one window contains:
- the cldn23.1 gene encoding claudin 23a, with the protein MPRRSTQEWIRLSLRTPGILIFGMVLAPCGWILNLTATVAPNWRTLHNIPDTQADEFIQQGIWEICRATSTNTRTDCTLEDTEYFNNQIIEVAQGLMVASLIVTLIGLAVAIPGVRCWRDRPNWILAGLGGLLIFLSGVMTIIPIAWYTHILEEVSTVTPSIDVRVGYCIILGYIGGIFEILGGFVMFIGICRCCGGKNRGETRIEEVTGPRFRNQKQPTRRVEVPSLDRPRSVASSVPYSKDSMDEDVSFPRAKSPAARSANTSYGGRPYDADL; encoded by the coding sequence atgcCGAGGCGATCAACGCAGGAGTGGATCCGGCTGTCTCTACGCACCCCGGGCATCCTGATCTTCGGGATGGTTTTGGCTCCCTGTGGCTGGATCCTGAACCTGACAGCCACCGTGGCCCCAAACTGGAGGACCCTCCACAACATCCCTGATACCCAGGCAGATGAGTTCATCCAGCAGGGCATCTGGGAGATCTGCAGGGCCACCTCAACCAACACCAGGACGGATTGCACCCTGGAGGACACCGAGTATTTCAACAACCAGATCATCGAGGTCGCCCAGGGTTTGATGGTGGCCTCCCTCATCGTGACTCTGATCGGGCTGGCCGTGGCCATCCCGGGGGTCCGATGCTGGAGAGACAGGCCTAACTGGATTTTGGCTGGACTGGGAGGACTGTTGATCTTCCTCTCAGGAGTCATGACCATCATACCCATCGCCTGGTACACCCACATCCTGGAGGAGGTCTCCACCGTGACCCCGTCCATAGATGTGCGTGTGGGTTACTGCATCATCCTGGGCTACATCGGAGGGATATTTGAAATCCTGGGTGGCTTCGTCATGTTCATCGGGATCTGCCGGTGCTGTGGAGGAAAGAACAGAGGGGAGACCCGCATCGAGGAGGTCACTGGGCCCCGGTTCAGGAATCAGAAGCAGCCGACGAGACGAGTGGAGGTGCCAAGCCTGGACCGGCCCAGGAGCGTCGCCAGCAGCGTCCCGTACTCGAAGGACTCCATGGATGAAGATGTGTCCTTCCCCCGGGCCAAGAGCCCAGCAGCCCGGTCAGCCAACACCTCCTACGGTGGCAGACCCTATGATGCAGACCTATGA